One region of Camelina sativa cultivar DH55 chromosome 6, Cs, whole genome shotgun sequence genomic DNA includes:
- the LOC104790270 gene encoding probable alpha-galactosidase B has protein sequence MTGPSVVKTGSTRFIVFFIVLNLCLWIEARSSEQQHASFPPRGWNSYDSFCWTISEAEFLQTAEIISKRLLPHGYQYVVVDYLWYRKKVEGAYVDSLGFDVIDEWGRMHPDPVRWPSSKGGKGFKEVAEKVHRMGLKFGIHVMGGISTQAYNANTLVMDSVKGGAYEESGRQWRAKDIGIKEKACVWMSHGFMSVNTKLGAGKAFLRSLYRQYAEWGVDFIKHDCVFGTDFNIEEITYVSEVLKELDRPVLYSISPGTSVTPRMAKEVSQLVNMYRITGDDWDTWKDVAAHFDISRDLSASSMIGAQGLQGKSWPDLDMLPLGWLTDPGSNFGPHRACNLNLEEQKTQMTLWSIAKSPLMFGGDVRKLDDATYNLITNPTLLEINSYSSNNKEFPYITATTVSKNKHKGHPHHPTSKNISTKHAFGLTSCKEPKANTWSIVDKNRGQICWNQYSSEKLEKPFCLYNRKALLSFDEELKHNKFYQGKLHLQTYDKAESCLGASSQQKLTSKDYSQGALSPCKLDANQMWELHSNGTLENSYSGLCAVLNPVKAEASSSGVRSWIATGRRGEVYVAFFNLNQVKTTISAKISDIAKALPNKKNLEGASCKSHELWSGKDFGPTKDSVSVQVEPHGPALFVLHCSHA, from the exons ATGACCGGACCATCAGTAGTGAAAACCGGATCGACCCGGttcattgtcttcttcatcgtcctcaATCTTTG tttatggaTTGAGGCAAGGTCGAGCGAACAACAACATGCTAGCTTTCCTCCAAGAGGATGGAATTCGTACGATTCCTTTTGTTGGACTATCTCTGAAGCTGAGTTCTTGCAGACCGCTGAAATCATTTCTAAGCGTCTTCTTCCTCATGGTTATCAG TATGTTGTGGTGGATTACCTTTGGTATAGAAAGAAAGTGGAAGGAGCTTATGTGGATTCTCTTGGGTTTGATGTGATTGATGAATGGGGAAGGATGCATCCTGATCCAGTTAGATGGCCATCTTCTAAAGGCGGTAAAGGTTTCAAGGAAGTCGCCGAGAAAGTTCATAGAATGGGTTTGAAGTTTGGGATTCATGTTATGGGTGGAATAAGCACACAAGCATATAATGCTAATACTCTCGTTATGGATAGTGTTAAg GGAGGTGCTTATGAAGAATCAGGTAGACAGTGGCGAGCGAAAGATATTGGGATCAAGGAGAAGGCTTGTGTGTGGATGTCACATGGGTTCATGAGTGTAAATACCAAACTTGGTGCAGGGAAAGCTTTCTTGAGGTCTCTTTATCGTCAATATGCGGAATGGGGAGTTGATTTCA tAAAACATGACTGCGTATTTGGCACTGACTTCAATATAGAGGAGATAACTTATGTGTCAGAG GTTCTAAAGGAGCTTGATCGGCCTGTTTTGTACTCCATATCTCCAGGGACGAGTGTGACACCTAGAATGGCTAAAGAAGTTAGCCAACTGGTTAACATGTACAGAATAACAGGTGATGATTGGGACACATGGAAAGATGTGGCGGCACATTTTGATATCTCAAG AGATTTATCTGCTTCTAGTATGATCGGTGCACAAGGGTTACAAGGAAAATCATGGCCCGACCTAGATATGTTACCTCTTGGATGGCTTACCGATCCAG GTTCAAACTTCGGACCTCATCGAGCGTGTAATCTTAATCTTGAAGAGCAAAAGACACAG ATGACATTGTGGTCTATCGCCAAGTCCCCTCTCATGTTTGGAGGTGATGTGAGAAAGCTCGATGATGCTACTTATAATCTGATCACAAATCCTACACTGCTGGAGATAAATTCTTATAGCTCTAATAATAAAGAG TTTCCTTACATCACCGCGACAACGGTATCTAAGAATAAACACAAAGGCCATCCTCATCATCCTACGAGCAAGAACATTTCAACCAAGCATGCTTTTGGTCTCACTAGCTGCAAAGAACCAAAAGCCAACACTTGGTCTATTGTAGACAAGAACCGTGGACAAATCTGTTGGAACCAATACTCTAGTGAAAAGCTAGAGAAGCCCTTTTGCTTATACAACAGAAAAGCTCTTCTATCTTT CGATGAGGAGTTAAAACACAACAAGTTTTACCAAGGTAAGCTTCATTTGCAAACATATGATAAAGCAGAGTCTTGTTTAGGAGCTTCCTCGCAGCAAAAGCTCACTTCGAAAGATTATAGTCAAGGAGCTTTATCACCTTGCAAACTAGATGCAAACCAG ATGTGGGAGCTCCACAGTAATGGAACACTAGAAAACAGTTATTCTGGTCTTTGCGCAGTGTTAAATCCAGtaaaag CCGAAGCTAGCTCCAGTGGCGTTCGTTCTTGGATTGCCAcgggaagaagaggagaagtaTATGTCGCGTTTTTCAACTTAAATCAGGTGAAAACGACGATATCAGCCAAGATATCAGACATTGCCAAAGCTCTTCCAAACAAGAAGAATCTTGAAGGAGCTTCGTGTAAGAGCCACGAGCTATGGAGCGGCAAAGATTTCGGACCAACAAAAGATTCAGTATCGGTTCAAGTCGAACCTCATGGTCCTGCTCTGTTCGTTCTTCATTGTAGCCATGCCTGA
- the LOC104790271 gene encoding uncharacterized protein At1g04910 yields MAELRHSSSLGSRSSSSPLRAGGGDEDSSSPHVHDHSPNGGDDEDGRPRHPSRDRDRPIWFHSLFPFFGDDPIRVSPQKNKISLLLILILAIASLISVYGIINHLNAPYLCKKDGIVLNCPHVKESPSPWENPLSATTSWKPCAERRIGGVSDLPPENETTGYVFIHAEGGLNQQRIAICNAVAVAKIMNATLILPVLKQDQIWKDTTKFEDIFDVDHFIDYLKDDVRIVRDIPDWFTDKAELFSSIRRTVKNIPKYAAAQFYIDNVLPRIKEKKIMALKPFVDRLGYDNVPQEINRLRCRVNYHALKFLPEIEQMADSLVSRMRNRTGNPNPYMALHLRFEKGMVGLSFCDFVGTREEKVRMAEYRQKEWPRRFKNGSHLWQLALQKRKEGRCPLEPGEVAVILRAMGYPKETQIYVASGQVYGGQNRMAPLRNMFPNLVTKEDLAGKEELTTFRKHVTSLAALDFLVCLKSDVFVMTHGGNFAKLIIGARRYMGHRQKSIKPDKGLMSKSFGDPYMGWATFVDDVVVTHQTRTGLPEETFPNYDLWENPLTPCMCKA; encoded by the exons ATGGCTGAGTTACGGCACTCGAGCTCTCTCGGGAgccgatcttcttcttctccgttacGTGCCGGCGGCGGAGATGAGGACTCGTCATCGCCTCACGTACACGATCACTCTCCCAACGGCGGAGACGACGAAGATGGTCGCCCACGTCATCCTTCTAGAGATCGAGACCGTCCGATCTGGTTTcactctttgtttccttttttcggTGACGATCCTATTAGGGTTTCTCCTCAGAAGAATAAAATCTcgcttcttttgattttgattctcgCTATTGCTAGCTTGATCTCTGTTTATGGGATTATTAATCACTTG AACGCaccatatttatgtaaaaaagaTGGTATTGTGCTCAACTGTCCACAT GTAAAAGAGTCACCTTCTCCATGGGAGAATCCTTTGTCTGCAACAACTTCTTGGAAACCTTGTGCTGAGCGGCGGATTGGTGGAGTCTCAG atcttcCTCCTGAGAACGAAACAACTGGCTATGTTTTCATTCATGCTGAGGGTGGTTTGAATCAGCAGCGAATTGCT ATCTGTAATGCAGTAGCTGTTGCTAAGATTATGAATGCAACTCTGATTCTACCAGTACTGAAGCAGGACCAAATTTGGAAAGACACAAC aaaatttgaagatatttttgatGTAGATCATTTTATTGATTACTTGAAGGATGATGTCCGAATTGTTCGAGACATACCTGACTGGTTCACTGACAAAGCAGAGCTATTCTCTAGTATAAG AAGAACAGTCAAAAACATTCCTAAATATGCAGCAGCGCAATTTTATATAGACAATGTTTTGCCACGgataaaggagaagaagataatggcCTTAAAGCCTTTCGTCGATCGACTTGG GTACGACAATGTACCTCAAGAAATCAACAGATTACGATGCCGTGTAAATTATCATGCTCTCAAGTTTCTCCCAGAGATAGAGCAGATGGCTGATTCACTTGTCTCTAGAATGAGAAATCGCACTGGCAATCCAAATCCGTATAT GGCCCTTCATCTTAGATTCGAAAAAGGAATGGTTGGTCTATCGTTCTGTGATTTCGTTGggacaagagaagagaaagttAGAATGGCAGAATACAGACAAAAGGAATGGCCTCGGCGTTTCAAG AATGGTTCCCATCTCTGGCAGCTTGCCTTGCAGAAACGCAAAGAAGGCCGATGCCCTCTTGAGCCAGGAGAAGTTGCTGTGATCCTACGTGCAATGGGTTAtccaaaagaaacacaaatttatGTAGCATCTGGTCAAGTCTATGGCGGTCAAAACCGTATGGCTCCACTAAGAAACATGTTCCCAAATTTG GTAACAAAGGAGGATTTAGCAGGAAAAGAGGAACTAACAACCTTTAGAAAGCACGTAACAAGCCTCGCGGCTCTAGATTTCTTGGTCTGCTTAAAATCAGATGTTTTTGTGATGACACACGGTGGTAACTTTGCAAAACTGATCATTGGAGCACGAAGATATATGGGTCATCGACAGAAATCAATCAAACCGGACAAAGGGTTGATGTCAAAATCATTTGGGGATCCTTACATGGGATGGGCAACTTTTGTTGACGATGTAGTTGTAACCCATCAAACACGAACCGGTTTGCCAGAAGAAACTTTCCCTAACTATGATCTTTGGGAAAATCCTCTCACTCCATGCATGTGTAAagcttga